Proteins from a single region of Gambusia affinis linkage group LG12, SWU_Gaff_1.0, whole genome shotgun sequence:
- the zfyve9a gene encoding zinc finger FYVE domain-containing protein 9 isoform X2: protein MENYFQAEAFNLDKVLDEFEQNEDETDTSILSDAKWTQILAPPAHMLSLNPALAHADISPRESPLPFKTPPDPSSTSSGPDPKRPSGPEHPPWAEERPADIHSPPLPQPNIGKLVGADDVSLCGVVENGCTGCPQTDSPAEVQLGNEEEPSSVGGGGSCFTFKMGLAEERTLSEDNPPHVTQNGGELKDENCSAVLQDFEQEGKSLNSEELGGSVNGSQTVQAEVEENSLPPHGSDGAQEEEEEGGRKCAENGQTEQKVRTGILPNGLEMENGSSLKVSAAEDTEDLSPSPVPSKEDSVTEEKEMEESKQELSDGGAAGSGGVQTKLNNNRLQPVSVPYGGARPKQPVSLKLQIPQPLSGQVQNQLGAKNKNMDSSCRRGTPTDPAPGGTGQSLLNGNGGTRSPSLMASESPDNDLQAGQQGALCRKVASSLGEVAPVWVPDSQAPVCMKCDVKFTFTKRRHHCRACGKVFCAACCSLKCKLLYMDRKEARVCVTCHSALTNVQSAETPATAVNQSPNPNNPAEYCSTIPPLQQAQASGVLSSPPPTVMVPVGVLKQSGNEGSLSRDQRRVWFADGVLPNGDAAESSKPPSSGSASSQSRVASNKSATPEASEAAQSPAAPAGSPVGSSLSLIPEDGLPPILISTGVKGDYAVEERPSEIVLMQQLEEGGPDPLVFVLNANLLAMVKLVNYVNRKCWYVTTKGMHAVGQAEVVILLQCLPDEKTIPKDIFTHFVQLYQEALSGNVLSHLSHSFFTQSFLGSKEHGGFLYISPSFQSLQDLLLPNPPYLFGILIQKWETPWAKVFPIRLMLRLGAEYRFYPCPLFSVRFRKPLFGETGHTIMNLLADFRNYQYTLPVVKGLVVDMEVRKTSIKIPSNRYNELMKAMNKSNEHVLAMGACFNERADSHLVCVQNDDGNYQTQAISIHHQPRKVTGSCFFVFSGALKASSGFLAKTSIVEDGVMIQITAETMDSLRQALRDMKDFTITCGKADQEENPELVHILWTEDDQNFNKGVISPIDGKSMESITSVKIFHGSEFKANGKVIRWTEVFFLQSEDQPSGLSDPADHSRLAENVARAFCMALCPHLKLLKEDGMAKLGLRVTLDSDQVGYLAGSNGQPLLPQYLSDLDSALIPVIHSGACQLSEGPVVMELVFYILEIIS, encoded by the exons ATGGAGAATTACTTCCAAGCCGAGGCCTTCAACCTGGACAAGGTGCTGGACGAGTTCGAGCAGAACGAAG aTGAGACAGACACGTCAATTCTCTCGGACGCCAAGTGGACGCAGATCCTGGCTCCGCCCGCCCACATGCTCTCCCTGAATCCCGCTCTGGCCCACGCTGACATCAGCCCCCGGGAGAGCCCGCTGCCCTTCAAGACCCCTCCCGACCCGTCCAGCACCTCCTCAGGACCCGACCCCAAAAGGCCATCGGGTCCTGAGCATCCACCCTGGGCGGAGGAGAGGCCGGCGGACATCCACAGCCCGCCTCTCCCTCAGCCCAACATCGGAAAGCTGGTGGGCGCCGACGACGTCTCGCTATGCGGCGTCGTGGAGAACGGCTGCACAGGATGCCCACAGACCGATTCTCCTGCTGAGGTCCAGCTTGGTAACGAGGAGGAACCTTCATCAGTGGGCGGTGGAGGCTCTTGCTTCACGTTTAAGATGGGATTAGCAGAGGAACGGACTCTTTCTGAGGATAATCCTCCACATGTGACTCAAAATGGAGGAGAGTTGAAAGATGAGAACTGCTCTGCTGTTTTGCAGGACTTTGAGcaggaaggaaaaagtttaaattctgaGGAGCTCGGAGGAAGTGTGAATGGGAGTCAGACTGTCCAGGCGGAGGTTGAGGAGAACAGTTTGCCTCCTCATGGCAGCGACGGAgcgcaggaggaggaggaggagggggggagaaaatgtgctgaaaacggacaaacagagcagaaagtCAGAACTGGAATCCTTCCTAACGGTCTGGAGATGGAGAATGGAAGCAGCTTAAAGGTCAGCGCAGCGGAGGACACCGAGGACCTTTCTCCGTCTCCTGTCCCGTCCAAGGAGGACTCTGTGACCGAAGAGAAGGAGATGGAGGAGAGCAAGCAGGAGCTGAGCGACGGCGGAGCGGCCGGGTCCGGCGGCGTCCAAACCAAACTGAACAACAACCGGCTGCAGCCGGTGAGCGTTCCCTACGGAGGAGCGCGGCCCAAGCAGCCAGTCAGCCTCAAGCTGCAGATCCCGCAGCCGCTGTCCGGCCAGGTCCAGAACCAGCTCGGCGCCAAGAACAAGAACATGGACAGCAGCTGCCGCAGAGGCACCCCCACCGACCCGGCGCCAGGTGGGACGGGTCAGAGTTTGCTCAACGGAAACGGAGGAACCCGCTCTCCTTCGCTGATGGCGTCTGAGAGCCCCGACAACGACCTTCAGGCCgggcagcagggggcgctgtgcaGGAAGGTTGCCAGCTCGCTGGGAGAGGTGGCTCCTGTGTGGGTGCCCGACTCGCAGGCCCCGGTCTGCATGAAATGCGACGTCAAGTTCACCTTCACCAAGAGGAGGCACCACTGCAGGGCCTGCGGCAAG GTGTTCTGTGCAGCGTGTTGCAGCCTGAAGTGTAAGCTGCTCTACATGGACAGGAAAGAGGCCCGAGTTTGTGTCACCTGTCATTCTGCCCTGACAAACG TTCAATCAGCGGAGACGCCGGCTACTGCAGTCAATCAGAGTCCAAACCCGAACAACCCGGCGGAGTACTGCTCCACCATCCCCCCCCTGCAGCAGGCGCAGGCGTCCGGGGTCCTCAGCTCGCCGCCTCCCACTGTCATGGTGCCCGTGGGAGTCCTGAAGCAATCCGGCAATGAAG GCTCCCTGTCGCGGGACCAGAGGAGGGTTTGGTTCGCCGACGGGGTTCTTCCAAACGGAGACGCAGCAGAGTCCTCCAAACCGCCGTCCTCCGGCTCGGCGTCCTCGCAGTCACGGGTCGCCTCCAACAAGTCCGCCACGCCGGAGGCCTCAGAG GCGGCCCAGAGCCCCGCTGCGCCGGCGGGCAGCCCCGTGGGCAGCTCCCTCAGCCTGATCCCGGAGGACGGGCTCCCTCCCATCCTCATCTCCACCGGAGTCAAAGGAG ATTACGCCGTGGAGGAGAGACCGTCGGAGATCGTCCTCATGCAGCAGTTGGAGGAGGGAGGCCCGGACCCCCTGGTGTTCGTGCTTAATGCTAACCTGCTAGCCATGGTCAAGCTGGTCAACT ATGTTAACAGGAAGTGCTGGTACGTGACGACTAAAGGCATGCACGCCGTCGGCCAAGCCGAGGTCGTCATTCTGCTCCAGTGTTTACCCGACGAGAAAACCATCCCCAAAGACATCTTCACACACTTTGTGCAGCTCTACCAAGAAGCCCTAAGTG GCAACGTGCTGAGCCACCTGAGTCACTCGTTCTTCACCCAGAGCTTCCTGGGCAGCAAGGAGCACGGCGGCTTCCTCTACATCAGCCCGTCCTTCCAGTCGCTGCAGGACCTGCTGCTGCCCAACCCGCCCTACCTCTTCGGCATCCTCATCCAGAAGTGGGAGACGCCGTGGGCCAAGGTCTTCCCGATCCGCCTCATGCTGCGGCTGGGCGCGGAGTACCGAT TTTATCCGTGTCCCCTGTTCAGCGTTCGCTTCAGGAAACCTCTATTTGGAGAGACCGGACACACCATCATGAATCTGCTAGCA GATTTCCGTAACTACCAGTACACTCTGCCGGTGGTGAAAGGTCTGGTTGTGGACATGGAGGTGAGGAAGACGAGCATTAAGATCCCCAGCAATCGATACAATGAG CTGATGAAGGCCATGAATAAGTCCAATGAACACGTTCTGGCCATGGGGGCGTGTTTCAACGAACGGGCCGACTCCCATCTGGTGTGCGTCCAGAACGACGACGGGAACTACCAGACGCAGGCCATCAGCATCCATCATCAGCCGCGCAAag TTACTGGATCctgcttctttgttttcagtggTGCGTTGAAAGCCTCGTCCGGCTTCTTGGCTAAGACCAGCATAGTAGAAG ATGGTGTGATGATCCAGATCACAGCAGAGACCATGGACTCTCTACGGCAAGCCCTGAGGGACATGAAGGACTTCACCATAACCTGCGGGAAGGCGGATCAGGAGGAGAACCCGGAGCTCGTCCACATCCTGTGGACTGAAGACGACCAGAACTTCAACAAAGG CGTCATCAGCCCGATCGACGGGAAATCCATGGAGTCCATCACCAGCGTGAAGATCTTCCATGGCTCCGAGTTCAAAGCCAACGGCAAAGTCATCCGCTGGACCGag GTGTTCTTCCTGCAGAGCGAGGACCAGCCCAGCGGGCTCAGCGACCCGGCCGACCACAGCCGGCTGGCAGAGAACGTGGCGCGGGCGTTCTGCATGGCGCTGTGTCCGCACCTCAAGCTTCTGAAGGAGGACGGCATGGCCAAGCTCGGCCTGAGGGTCACGCTCGACTCCGACCAG GTGGGTTACCTGGCAGGAAGTAACGGCCAGCCCCTCCTTCCTCAGTACCTGAGCGACCTGGACAGCGCCCTGATCCCCGTCATCCACAGCGGGGCGTGTCAGCTGAGCGAAGGCCCCGTCGTCATGGAGCTCGTCTTCTACATCCTGGAGATCATCTCCTAG
- the zfyve9a gene encoding zinc finger FYVE domain-containing protein 9 isoform X1 has product MENYFQAEAFNLDKVLDEFEQNEDETDTSILSDAKWTQILAPPAHMLSLNPALAHADISPRESPLPFKTPPDPSSTSSGPDPKRPSGPEHPPWAEERPADIHSPPLPQPNIGKLVGADDVSLCGVVENGCTGCPQTDSPAEVQLGNEEEPSSVGGGGSCFTFKMGLAEERTLSEDNPPHVTQNGGELKDENCSAVLQDFEQEGKSLNSEELGGSVNGSQTVQAEVEENSLPPHGSDGAQEEEEEGGRKCAENGQTEQKVRTGILPNGLEMENGSSLKVSAAEDTEDLSPSPVPSKEDSVTEEKEMEESKQELSDGGAAGSGGVQTKLNNNRLQPVSVPYGGARPKQPVSLKLQIPQPLSGQVQNQLGAKNKNMDSSCRRGTPTDPAPGGTGQSLLNGNGGTRSPSLMASESPDNDLQAGQQGALCRKVASSLGEVAPVWVPDSQAPVCMKCDVKFTFTKRRHHCRACGKVFCAACCSLKCKLLYMDRKEARVCVTCHSALTNVQSAETPATAVNQSPNPNNPAEYCSTIPPLQQAQASGVLSSPPPTVMVPVGVLKQSGNEGSLSRDQRRVWFADGVLPNGDAAESSKPPSSGSASSQSRVASNKSATPEASEAAQSPAAPAGSPVGSSLSLIPEDGLPPILISTGVKGGTGGHITDYAVEERPSEIVLMQQLEEGGPDPLVFVLNANLLAMVKLVNYVNRKCWYVTTKGMHAVGQAEVVILLQCLPDEKTIPKDIFTHFVQLYQEALSGNVLSHLSHSFFTQSFLGSKEHGGFLYISPSFQSLQDLLLPNPPYLFGILIQKWETPWAKVFPIRLMLRLGAEYRFYPCPLFSVRFRKPLFGETGHTIMNLLADFRNYQYTLPVVKGLVVDMEVRKTSIKIPSNRYNELMKAMNKSNEHVLAMGACFNERADSHLVCVQNDDGNYQTQAISIHHQPRKVTGSCFFVFSGALKASSGFLAKTSIVEDGVMIQITAETMDSLRQALRDMKDFTITCGKADQEENPELVHILWTEDDQNFNKGVISPIDGKSMESITSVKIFHGSEFKANGKVIRWTEVFFLQSEDQPSGLSDPADHSRLAENVARAFCMALCPHLKLLKEDGMAKLGLRVTLDSDQVGYLAGSNGQPLLPQYLSDLDSALIPVIHSGACQLSEGPVVMELVFYILEIIS; this is encoded by the exons ATGGAGAATTACTTCCAAGCCGAGGCCTTCAACCTGGACAAGGTGCTGGACGAGTTCGAGCAGAACGAAG aTGAGACAGACACGTCAATTCTCTCGGACGCCAAGTGGACGCAGATCCTGGCTCCGCCCGCCCACATGCTCTCCCTGAATCCCGCTCTGGCCCACGCTGACATCAGCCCCCGGGAGAGCCCGCTGCCCTTCAAGACCCCTCCCGACCCGTCCAGCACCTCCTCAGGACCCGACCCCAAAAGGCCATCGGGTCCTGAGCATCCACCCTGGGCGGAGGAGAGGCCGGCGGACATCCACAGCCCGCCTCTCCCTCAGCCCAACATCGGAAAGCTGGTGGGCGCCGACGACGTCTCGCTATGCGGCGTCGTGGAGAACGGCTGCACAGGATGCCCACAGACCGATTCTCCTGCTGAGGTCCAGCTTGGTAACGAGGAGGAACCTTCATCAGTGGGCGGTGGAGGCTCTTGCTTCACGTTTAAGATGGGATTAGCAGAGGAACGGACTCTTTCTGAGGATAATCCTCCACATGTGACTCAAAATGGAGGAGAGTTGAAAGATGAGAACTGCTCTGCTGTTTTGCAGGACTTTGAGcaggaaggaaaaagtttaaattctgaGGAGCTCGGAGGAAGTGTGAATGGGAGTCAGACTGTCCAGGCGGAGGTTGAGGAGAACAGTTTGCCTCCTCATGGCAGCGACGGAgcgcaggaggaggaggaggagggggggagaaaatgtgctgaaaacggacaaacagagcagaaagtCAGAACTGGAATCCTTCCTAACGGTCTGGAGATGGAGAATGGAAGCAGCTTAAAGGTCAGCGCAGCGGAGGACACCGAGGACCTTTCTCCGTCTCCTGTCCCGTCCAAGGAGGACTCTGTGACCGAAGAGAAGGAGATGGAGGAGAGCAAGCAGGAGCTGAGCGACGGCGGAGCGGCCGGGTCCGGCGGCGTCCAAACCAAACTGAACAACAACCGGCTGCAGCCGGTGAGCGTTCCCTACGGAGGAGCGCGGCCCAAGCAGCCAGTCAGCCTCAAGCTGCAGATCCCGCAGCCGCTGTCCGGCCAGGTCCAGAACCAGCTCGGCGCCAAGAACAAGAACATGGACAGCAGCTGCCGCAGAGGCACCCCCACCGACCCGGCGCCAGGTGGGACGGGTCAGAGTTTGCTCAACGGAAACGGAGGAACCCGCTCTCCTTCGCTGATGGCGTCTGAGAGCCCCGACAACGACCTTCAGGCCgggcagcagggggcgctgtgcaGGAAGGTTGCCAGCTCGCTGGGAGAGGTGGCTCCTGTGTGGGTGCCCGACTCGCAGGCCCCGGTCTGCATGAAATGCGACGTCAAGTTCACCTTCACCAAGAGGAGGCACCACTGCAGGGCCTGCGGCAAG GTGTTCTGTGCAGCGTGTTGCAGCCTGAAGTGTAAGCTGCTCTACATGGACAGGAAAGAGGCCCGAGTTTGTGTCACCTGTCATTCTGCCCTGACAAACG TTCAATCAGCGGAGACGCCGGCTACTGCAGTCAATCAGAGTCCAAACCCGAACAACCCGGCGGAGTACTGCTCCACCATCCCCCCCCTGCAGCAGGCGCAGGCGTCCGGGGTCCTCAGCTCGCCGCCTCCCACTGTCATGGTGCCCGTGGGAGTCCTGAAGCAATCCGGCAATGAAG GCTCCCTGTCGCGGGACCAGAGGAGGGTTTGGTTCGCCGACGGGGTTCTTCCAAACGGAGACGCAGCAGAGTCCTCCAAACCGCCGTCCTCCGGCTCGGCGTCCTCGCAGTCACGGGTCGCCTCCAACAAGTCCGCCACGCCGGAGGCCTCAGAG GCGGCCCAGAGCCCCGCTGCGCCGGCGGGCAGCCCCGTGGGCAGCTCCCTCAGCCTGATCCCGGAGGACGGGCTCCCTCCCATCCTCATCTCCACCGGAGTCAAAGGAGGTACGGGAGGCCACATCACAG ATTACGCCGTGGAGGAGAGACCGTCGGAGATCGTCCTCATGCAGCAGTTGGAGGAGGGAGGCCCGGACCCCCTGGTGTTCGTGCTTAATGCTAACCTGCTAGCCATGGTCAAGCTGGTCAACT ATGTTAACAGGAAGTGCTGGTACGTGACGACTAAAGGCATGCACGCCGTCGGCCAAGCCGAGGTCGTCATTCTGCTCCAGTGTTTACCCGACGAGAAAACCATCCCCAAAGACATCTTCACACACTTTGTGCAGCTCTACCAAGAAGCCCTAAGTG GCAACGTGCTGAGCCACCTGAGTCACTCGTTCTTCACCCAGAGCTTCCTGGGCAGCAAGGAGCACGGCGGCTTCCTCTACATCAGCCCGTCCTTCCAGTCGCTGCAGGACCTGCTGCTGCCCAACCCGCCCTACCTCTTCGGCATCCTCATCCAGAAGTGGGAGACGCCGTGGGCCAAGGTCTTCCCGATCCGCCTCATGCTGCGGCTGGGCGCGGAGTACCGAT TTTATCCGTGTCCCCTGTTCAGCGTTCGCTTCAGGAAACCTCTATTTGGAGAGACCGGACACACCATCATGAATCTGCTAGCA GATTTCCGTAACTACCAGTACACTCTGCCGGTGGTGAAAGGTCTGGTTGTGGACATGGAGGTGAGGAAGACGAGCATTAAGATCCCCAGCAATCGATACAATGAG CTGATGAAGGCCATGAATAAGTCCAATGAACACGTTCTGGCCATGGGGGCGTGTTTCAACGAACGGGCCGACTCCCATCTGGTGTGCGTCCAGAACGACGACGGGAACTACCAGACGCAGGCCATCAGCATCCATCATCAGCCGCGCAAag TTACTGGATCctgcttctttgttttcagtggTGCGTTGAAAGCCTCGTCCGGCTTCTTGGCTAAGACCAGCATAGTAGAAG ATGGTGTGATGATCCAGATCACAGCAGAGACCATGGACTCTCTACGGCAAGCCCTGAGGGACATGAAGGACTTCACCATAACCTGCGGGAAGGCGGATCAGGAGGAGAACCCGGAGCTCGTCCACATCCTGTGGACTGAAGACGACCAGAACTTCAACAAAGG CGTCATCAGCCCGATCGACGGGAAATCCATGGAGTCCATCACCAGCGTGAAGATCTTCCATGGCTCCGAGTTCAAAGCCAACGGCAAAGTCATCCGCTGGACCGag GTGTTCTTCCTGCAGAGCGAGGACCAGCCCAGCGGGCTCAGCGACCCGGCCGACCACAGCCGGCTGGCAGAGAACGTGGCGCGGGCGTTCTGCATGGCGCTGTGTCCGCACCTCAAGCTTCTGAAGGAGGACGGCATGGCCAAGCTCGGCCTGAGGGTCACGCTCGACTCCGACCAG GTGGGTTACCTGGCAGGAAGTAACGGCCAGCCCCTCCTTCCTCAGTACCTGAGCGACCTGGACAGCGCCCTGATCCCCGTCATCCACAGCGGGGCGTGTCAGCTGAGCGAAGGCCCCGTCGTCATGGAGCTCGTCTTCTACATCCTGGAGATCATCTCCTAG